In Streptomyces sp. NBC_01717, one DNA window encodes the following:
- a CDS encoding AbrB/MazE/SpoVT family DNA-binding domain-containing protein: MIQDPQEVTIRDDGTVVLPISLLAQAGLNPGEKVMAASTDDGRIVLRRLTDAIDDLLSGRPL; this comes from the coding sequence ATGATCCAGGACCCGCAAGAAGTGACCATCCGCGACGACGGCACCGTCGTACTGCCCATCAGCCTTCTTGCCCAAGCCGGCCTCAACCCAGGCGAGAAGGTAATGGCCGCGAGCACGGACGACGGGCGGATCGTCCTGCGGCGTCTGACGGACGCCATCGACGACCTGCTCAGTGGCCGTCCCCTCTAG